In one window of Rhodanobacter sp. FDAARGOS 1247 DNA:
- the bioF gene encoding 8-amino-7-oxononanoate synthase, whose protein sequence is MPRPDLLHRLAVQTAERESANLRRRLRTIDRADGPWLEIGGRRLLSFCSNDYLGLAQHPQLIAALNRAAREEGVGSTSAHLICGHRREHAELEEALAAWTGRERALLFSTGYMANLGVLQALLARGDVCVQDKLNHACLLDGAKLSGAELQRYPHADVDAAARQLAAHPTAAALLATDGVFSMDGDVAPLRELAQLCTREQATLLVDDAHGFGVLGDDGSGSLGAANLGQHEVPLLMATLGKALGCSGAFVAGSAALIEGLVQFARPYIYTTAMPPALAAAALEAVQLAQKEAWRREKLLLLIARFRHGAAELGMPLAASPSAIQPLLLGGADAALAAAQTLERQGLLVTAIRPPTVPAGQARLRITLSAAHEEAHVDRLLAALETLRLPAAPRAAGGDPV, encoded by the coding sequence ATGCCCCGCCCTGACCTCCTGCACCGACTGGCCGTCCAGACGGCCGAACGCGAAAGCGCCAACCTGCGCCGCCGCCTGCGCACCATCGACCGCGCCGACGGCCCGTGGCTGGAAATCGGCGGCCGGCGCCTGCTGTCGTTCTGCAGCAACGACTACCTCGGCCTCGCACAACACCCACAGCTGATCGCCGCGCTCAACCGCGCCGCCCGCGAGGAAGGCGTCGGCAGCACCTCGGCGCACCTGATCTGCGGGCATCGCCGCGAACACGCCGAGCTGGAGGAAGCGCTGGCGGCCTGGACCGGACGCGAACGCGCGCTGCTGTTCTCCACCGGCTACATGGCCAACCTTGGCGTGCTGCAGGCGCTGCTCGCACGCGGCGATGTCTGCGTGCAGGACAAGCTCAACCATGCCTGCCTGCTCGATGGCGCGAAACTCAGCGGCGCCGAGCTGCAGCGCTATCCTCACGCCGACGTGGACGCCGCGGCGCGGCAACTTGCCGCCCACCCGACCGCGGCCGCCCTGCTCGCCACCGATGGCGTGTTCAGCATGGATGGCGACGTCGCGCCGCTGCGCGAGCTGGCCCAGCTGTGCACGCGCGAGCAGGCCACCCTGCTGGTCGACGATGCGCACGGCTTCGGCGTGCTGGGCGACGACGGCTCCGGCAGCCTCGGCGCCGCGAACCTGGGCCAGCACGAGGTGCCGCTGCTGATGGCCACGCTGGGCAAGGCGCTCGGCTGCAGCGGCGCCTTCGTGGCCGGCTCGGCCGCGCTGATCGAGGGGCTGGTCCAGTTCGCGCGACCGTACATCTACACCACCGCGATGCCGCCGGCGCTGGCCGCCGCCGCGCTGGAAGCGGTGCAACTGGCGCAGAAGGAAGCCTGGCGACGCGAGAAACTCTTGTTGTTGATCGCCCGCTTCCGCCACGGCGCCGCCGAACTCGGCATGCCGCTGGCGGCCTCGCCCAGCGCGATCCAGCCGCTGCTGCTGGGCGGCGCCGACGCCGCACTGGCCGCGGCACAAACGCTGGAGCGGCAAGGCCTGCTGGTCACCGCGATCCGTCCGCCGACCGTGCCCGCGGGCCAGGCGCGACTGCGCATCACGCTGTCCGCGGCGCACGAGGAGGCCCACGTCGACCGGCTGCTGGCCGCGCTGGAAACGCTGCGTCTGCCTGCCGCACCCCGGGCAGCCGGCGGCGACCCCGTATAA
- the bioB gene encoding biotin synthase BioB, translated as MAETVLRHDWSRAEVSALFALPFNELLHRAHTVHREHHDPNAVQVSTLLSIKTGGCPEDCAYCPQAARYDTGVAAQKLMDVDDVLERARAARAAGASRFCMGAAWRGPKDRDIPKVAAIVRAVKDLGLETCATLGLLGDGHAQQLKDAGLDYYNHNIDTAPEFYGEIIHTREYQDRLVTLEQVRDAGLKTCCGGIVGMGETREQRAGLLQALANLPEHPQSVPINQLVPVPGTPLGDAEPLDPFEFVRAIAVARILMPLSIVRLSAGRQQMDDAVQALCFFAGAGSIFYGEKLLTTGNPDVEADRALFRRLDLHPMEVVESAGTVHADIGEGASCGQGCGCSAAA; from the coding sequence ATGGCCGAAACCGTTCTCCGTCACGACTGGAGCCGCGCCGAGGTGTCCGCGCTGTTCGCGCTGCCGTTCAACGAACTGCTGCATCGCGCCCACACGGTGCATCGCGAACATCACGACCCGAACGCGGTGCAGGTGTCGACCCTGCTGTCGATCAAGACCGGCGGCTGCCCCGAGGACTGCGCGTACTGCCCGCAGGCGGCGCGCTACGACACCGGCGTCGCCGCGCAGAAACTGATGGACGTCGACGACGTGCTGGAACGCGCCCGCGCCGCCAGGGCCGCCGGCGCCAGCCGCTTCTGCATGGGTGCCGCCTGGCGCGGCCCGAAGGATCGCGACATCCCCAAGGTCGCCGCGATCGTGCGCGCGGTGAAGGACCTGGGCCTGGAAACCTGCGCCACCCTGGGCCTGCTCGGCGACGGCCACGCGCAGCAGCTCAAGGACGCCGGCCTCGACTACTACAACCACAACATCGACACCGCGCCGGAGTTCTACGGCGAGATCATCCACACCCGCGAATACCAGGACCGCCTGGTCACCCTGGAGCAGGTGCGCGACGCCGGCCTGAAGACCTGCTGCGGCGGCATCGTCGGCATGGGCGAGACGCGCGAACAGCGCGCCGGCCTGCTGCAGGCGCTGGCGAACCTGCCCGAGCATCCGCAATCGGTGCCGATCAACCAGCTGGTGCCCGTGCCCGGCACGCCGCTGGGCGATGCCGAGCCGCTCGATCCGTTCGAGTTCGTGCGGGCGATCGCGGTGGCGCGCATCCTGATGCCGCTGTCCATCGTGCGCCTGTCCGCCGGCCGCCAGCAGATGGACGACGCGGTGCAGGCGCTGTGCTTCTTCGCCGGTGCCGGCTCGATCTTCTACGGCGAGAAGCTGCTGACCACCGGCAACCCGGACGTGGAAGCCGATCGCGCGCTGTTCCGCCGGCTCGACCTGCATCCGATGGAGGTGGTCGAGAGTGCGGGCACCGTGCATGCGGACATCGGCGAAGGCGCCAGCTGCGGGCAGGGCTGTGGCTGCAGTGCGGCGGCCTGA
- a CDS encoding ComF family protein encodes MNFLATPWRTLQRFVLPLRCLLCNARGEHDIDLCKACAAELPRNGSCCARCALPLATPAALCGECQRSQPPWDSAWAPFRYGWPLDRLESRYKFSSDLAAGRVLSMLWQREPQPPRLPQLLLTVPLHRSRLRRRGYNQALELARPLASKLGVPLSHDALLRRRSTTAQTELDAVARRRNVHGAFALREGVTLPAHVAILDDVMTTGATLAECTRVLRRAGVRQVDVWALARAGNR; translated from the coding sequence ATGAACTTCCTGGCCACGCCGTGGCGAACCCTGCAGCGTTTCGTGCTGCCCCTGCGTTGCCTGCTGTGCAACGCCCGCGGCGAGCACGACATCGATCTGTGCAAGGCCTGCGCCGCCGAATTGCCCCGCAACGGAAGTTGCTGCGCGCGCTGCGCACTGCCGCTGGCCACGCCGGCGGCATTGTGCGGCGAATGCCAGCGCAGCCAGCCACCATGGGACAGCGCGTGGGCACCCTTCCGCTACGGCTGGCCGCTTGATCGACTGGAATCGCGCTACAAGTTTTCTTCCGATCTCGCCGCCGGCCGCGTGCTGTCGATGCTGTGGCAGCGCGAACCGCAACCGCCCCGGTTGCCCCAGCTGCTGTTGACGGTGCCCCTGCATCGCAGCCGCCTGCGTCGGCGCGGCTACAACCAGGCGCTGGAGCTGGCCCGGCCGCTGGCCAGCAAGCTTGGCGTGCCGCTGTCGCACGACGCCCTGCTGCGCCGTCGCTCCACCACCGCGCAGACCGAACTCGACGCCGTCGCCCGTCGCCGCAACGTGCACGGCGCATTCGCGCTGCGCGAAGGCGTCACCCTGCCTGCGCACGTGGCGATCCTCGACGACGTGATGACCACCGGCGCCACCCTGGCCGAATGCACCCGCGTGCTGCGCCGCGCCGGCGTGCGGCAGGTCGACGTGTGGGCGCTGGCGCGGGCCGGCAACCGCTAA
- the ubiA gene encoding 4-hydroxybenzoate octaprenyltransferase, whose product MQPADSSTRATRVLNWLLQKLPAQYREKALDYLVLTRMDRPIGALLLLWPTWWALWLAAGDFPPWKPLVIFTLGVFAMRAAGCAINDYADRKLDPQVERTAGRPIASGRVTPREALIVFAALLAFAFVLVLFTNRLTIELSFAGAALAAIYPFTKRWTYLPQVVLGAAFGWSIPMAFAAVAGSVPPIGWLLFIGNILWSVIYDTEYAMVDREDDLKVGAKSTAILFGDADLPILGMLMGTFLLAMFFIGQRAVLGWPYWLGLLVAAGLFGYQHWLIRDRIRDACLAAFRHNNWLGLAVWIGIVLALAVK is encoded by the coding sequence GTGCAGCCCGCGGACAGTTCGACCCGCGCCACGCGGGTGCTGAACTGGCTGCTGCAGAAACTGCCGGCGCAGTATCGCGAGAAGGCGCTGGATTACCTGGTGCTGACCCGCATGGATCGGCCGATCGGCGCCCTGCTGCTGCTGTGGCCGACCTGGTGGGCGCTGTGGCTGGCCGCGGGCGACTTCCCGCCGTGGAAGCCGCTGGTCATCTTCACCCTGGGCGTGTTCGCGATGCGGGCAGCCGGCTGCGCGATCAACGATTACGCCGACCGCAAGCTCGACCCCCAGGTGGAGCGCACCGCCGGGCGACCGATCGCCTCGGGGCGGGTCACCCCGCGCGAGGCGCTGATCGTGTTCGCCGCGCTGCTGGCTTTCGCCTTCGTGCTGGTGCTGTTCACCAACCGGCTGACCATCGAGCTGTCATTTGCCGGCGCCGCGCTGGCGGCGATCTACCCGTTCACCAAGCGCTGGACCTACCTGCCCCAGGTGGTGCTGGGCGCCGCGTTCGGCTGGTCGATCCCGATGGCGTTCGCCGCGGTCGCCGGCAGCGTGCCGCCGATCGGCTGGCTGCTGTTCATCGGCAACATCCTGTGGTCGGTGATCTACGACACCGAATACGCGATGGTCGACCGCGAGGACGATCTCAAGGTCGGCGCGAAGTCCACCGCGATCCTGTTCGGCGACGCCGACCTGCCGATCCTCGGCATGCTGATGGGCACCTTCCTGCTGGCCATGTTCTTCATCGGCCAGCGCGCCGTGCTGGGCTGGCCGTACTGGCTGGGCCTGCTGGTCGCGGCCGGCCTGTTCGGCTACCAGCACTGGCTGATCCGCGACCGCATCCGCGACGCCTGCCTCGCCGCCTTCCGCCACAACAACTGGCTCGGCCTGGCGGTGTGGATCGGCATCGTGCTGGCGCTGGCGGTGAAGTAG
- the ilvA gene encoding threonine ammonia-lyase, biosynthetic has protein sequence MNAVAPLPDDAADLLAQIRAARVYEVAQASALEAAPLLGERLGRPVLLKREDQQSVFSFKLRGAYNRMVQLDAAQRGRGVVAASAGNHAQGVALAAAKLGIRATIVMPVTAPQVKVDAVRRFGGAMVELVLTGDSYSDAQAAAARLQAERGAVFVHPFDDPAVIAGQGTIGLEILRQHPGPLEAVFVPVGGGGLLAGVAACIKALRPEVKVIGVQAADSDAMARSLEAGARVALDEVGLFADGTAVKQVGALTFALCRQHVDAMLRVDTDAICAAIRDIHQDTRSVAEPSGALALAGLKHYVATHDGGHGALVAIVSGANMNFDRLRFVAERAEVGEQREAVFAVTIPEERGSFRRFCATLGRHDITEFNYRIGDARLAHIFVGVRIANRDEREALAAAFRAQQFDVLDLTDDELAKLHLRHMIGGRSPLARDELLYRFEFPERPGALTRFLDHMHPDWNISLFHYRNHGADHGRILVGIQVPAAELPLFRRFLDALGYPHVDESAHPAYRLLLHQ, from the coding sequence ATGAATGCCGTCGCGCCCCTGCCCGACGACGCAGCCGACCTGCTGGCGCAGATCCGTGCCGCGCGCGTCTACGAGGTGGCGCAGGCATCCGCGCTGGAGGCGGCGCCGCTGCTGGGCGAACGGCTGGGCCGGCCCGTGCTGCTCAAGCGCGAGGATCAGCAGAGCGTGTTCTCGTTCAAGCTGCGCGGCGCGTACAACCGCATGGTGCAGCTGGATGCGGCGCAGCGCGGGCGCGGCGTGGTCGCCGCCTCGGCCGGCAACCATGCGCAGGGCGTGGCGCTGGCTGCGGCGAAGCTGGGCATCCGCGCCACCATCGTGATGCCGGTGACCGCGCCGCAGGTGAAGGTGGACGCGGTGCGCCGCTTCGGCGGCGCGATGGTCGAACTGGTGCTGACCGGCGATTCGTACAGCGACGCCCAGGCCGCCGCCGCCCGGTTGCAGGCCGAGCGTGGCGCGGTGTTCGTGCATCCGTTCGACGACCCCGCGGTGATCGCCGGCCAGGGCACGATCGGCCTGGAGATCCTGCGCCAGCACCCCGGCCCGCTCGAGGCGGTGTTCGTGCCGGTCGGTGGCGGCGGCCTGCTCGCCGGCGTCGCCGCGTGCATCAAGGCGCTGCGGCCCGAGGTGAAGGTGATCGGCGTGCAGGCGGCAGATTCGGATGCGATGGCGCGTTCGCTGGAAGCCGGCGCGCGCGTCGCCCTGGACGAGGTCGGCCTGTTCGCCGACGGCACCGCGGTGAAGCAGGTCGGCGCGCTGACCTTCGCGCTGTGCCGCCAGCATGTCGACGCGATGCTGCGCGTCGACACCGACGCGATCTGCGCCGCGATCCGCGACATCCACCAGGACACCCGCAGCGTGGCCGAACCGTCCGGTGCGCTGGCGCTGGCCGGGCTGAAGCACTACGTGGCCACGCACGATGGCGGTCATGGCGCGCTGGTGGCGATCGTCTCCGGCGCCAACATGAACTTCGACCGCCTGCGCTTCGTCGCCGAGCGCGCCGAGGTCGGCGAGCAGCGCGAGGCGGTGTTCGCGGTGACCATTCCCGAGGAACGCGGCAGCTTCCGCCGCTTCTGCGCCACGCTGGGCCGGCACGACATCACCGAGTTCAATTACCGCATCGGCGACGCCCGCCTCGCGCACATCTTCGTGGGCGTGCGCATCGCCAACCGCGACGAGCGCGAGGCGCTGGCCGCGGCGTTCCGCGCGCAGCAGTTCGACGTGCTCGACCTCACCGACGACGAACTCGCCAAGCTGCACCTGCGCCACATGATCGGCGGCCGCTCGCCGCTGGCCCGCGACGAACTGCTGTACCGCTTCGAATTCCCCGAGCGCCCCGGCGCGCTGACCCGCTTCCTCGATCACATGCACCCGGACTGGAACATCAGCCTGTTCCACTACCGCAACCACGGCGCCGACCACGGCCGCATCCTGGTCGGCATCCAGGTGCCCGCCGCCGAATTGCCGCTGTTTCGGCGTTTCCTCGACGCGCTGGGCTATCCGCATGTGGATGAGAGCGCGCATCCGGCGTACCGATTGTTGCTGCATCAGTAG
- the ilvN gene encoding acetolactate synthase small subunit translates to MNHTLSILLQNEAGALVRVAGLFAARGYNIDTLTVAATHDPAVSRLTLSLQCDDAGVAQLLQQTRKLVDVLQVAHPATALAA, encoded by the coding sequence ATGAACCACACCCTGTCCATCCTGTTGCAGAACGAAGCCGGCGCGCTGGTGCGCGTGGCCGGGCTGTTTGCCGCGCGGGGCTACAACATCGACACGCTGACCGTGGCGGCCACGCACGATCCCGCCGTGTCGCGGCTCACGCTGAGCCTGCAGTGCGACGACGCCGGTGTCGCGCAACTGTTGCAGCAGACCCGCAAGCTGGTCGACGTGCTGCAGGTGGCGCATCCGGCCACCGCGCTCGCGGCATGA
- the ilvB gene encoding biosynthetic-type acetolactate synthase large subunit: MQVLADEGVEVLFGYSGGAILPVYDAVFRYNALHPRADGSEPMPLIVPANEQGAGFMAAGYARASGKVGVAIVTSGPGATNMVTPVRDSMADSIPLVVICGQVGTAAIGSDAFQEAPISNIMGACAKHVFLVTDAAQLEATLRTAFTLARSGRPGPVVVDVPKDVQNAALAWRGSGELALAGYRARLRAVEQSTLGDADCAAFFAALMQARRPLIYAGGGVIAAEAAAALRAFVDAFGLPVTTTLMGLGGFDSTDPLALHLLGMHGTAYANYAVEDCDFVLALGARFDDRVAGVPHKFAPQAKFIAQVDIDPAEIGKVKQVDWHHVGPLKRALERLTAYGLGHGLRPKLDAWHAHVAELKRVHAMNYDRASALIQPYAVIEAINRHAQGRAIVSTGVGQHQMWAAQYFDFRAPRHWLTSGSMGTMGFGLPAAIGAQFAHPDKLVIDIDGDASIRMNIGELETVTTYNLPLKIVVLNNVGDGMVRQWQKLYFKGRFAASDKSLHRKDFVLAAQADGFGWARRLERVDELEPLVADFLAFDGPAFLEVMIDPDAGVYPMVGPGASYAQMITGEFIASRAAPVERETAASHMF, encoded by the coding sequence GTGCAGGTACTGGCCGACGAAGGCGTGGAGGTGCTGTTCGGCTATTCCGGCGGCGCGATCCTGCCGGTGTACGACGCGGTATTCCGCTACAACGCCCTGCACCCGCGCGCCGATGGCAGCGAGCCGATGCCGCTGATCGTGCCGGCCAACGAGCAGGGTGCGGGATTCATGGCGGCCGGCTATGCGCGCGCGTCGGGCAAGGTCGGCGTGGCCATCGTCACCTCCGGGCCGGGCGCCACCAACATGGTCACGCCGGTGCGCGACTCGATGGCCGACTCGATCCCGCTGGTGGTGATCTGCGGCCAGGTCGGCACCGCGGCGATCGGCAGCGACGCCTTCCAGGAGGCGCCGATCAGCAACATCATGGGCGCCTGCGCCAAGCACGTGTTCCTGGTCACCGACGCGGCGCAACTGGAAGCGACCCTGCGCACCGCGTTCACCCTGGCGCGCAGCGGCCGGCCCGGCCCGGTGGTGGTGGACGTGCCCAAGGACGTGCAGAACGCCGCGCTCGCCTGGCGCGGCAGTGGCGAGCTGGCGCTGGCCGGCTATCGCGCGCGGCTGCGTGCGGTGGAGCAGTCGACGCTGGGTGACGCCGACTGCGCGGCGTTCTTCGCCGCGCTGATGCAGGCGCGGCGGCCGCTGATCTACGCGGGCGGCGGCGTGATCGCGGCGGAGGCCGCCGCTGCGCTGCGTGCCTTCGTCGACGCGTTCGGCCTGCCGGTCACCACCACCCTGATGGGACTGGGCGGCTTCGACAGCACCGACCCGCTGGCGCTGCACCTGCTCGGCATGCACGGCACCGCGTACGCGAACTACGCGGTGGAGGATTGCGACTTCGTGCTGGCGCTGGGCGCGCGCTTCGACGATCGCGTGGCGGGCGTGCCGCACAAGTTCGCCCCGCAGGCGAAGTTCATCGCCCAGGTCGACATCGATCCGGCCGAGATCGGCAAGGTGAAGCAGGTCGACTGGCACCATGTCGGTCCGCTGAAGCGCGCGCTGGAGCGGCTCACCGCGTACGGCCTCGGCCATGGCTTGCGACCGAAGCTGGACGCCTGGCACGCCCACGTGGCCGAGCTGAAACGCGTGCACGCGATGAACTACGACCGCGCCAGCGCGCTGATCCAGCCGTACGCGGTGATCGAGGCGATCAACCGCCACGCCCAGGGCCGCGCCATCGTCAGCACCGGCGTCGGCCAGCACCAGATGTGGGCCGCGCAGTATTTCGACTTCCGCGCGCCGCGGCATTGGCTCACCTCCGGCTCGATGGGCACGATGGGTTTCGGCCTGCCCGCGGCGATCGGCGCGCAGTTCGCCCATCCGGACAAGCTCGTCATCGACATCGACGGCGACGCCAGCATCCGCATGAACATCGGCGAGCTGGAAACCGTCACCACGTACAACCTGCCGTTGAAGATCGTGGTGCTCAACAACGTCGGCGACGGCATGGTGCGGCAGTGGCAGAAGCTGTACTTCAAGGGCCGCTTCGCCGCGTCGGACAAGAGCCTGCACAGGAAGGACTTCGTGCTGGCCGCGCAGGCCGACGGCTTCGGCTGGGCGCGGCGGCTGGAGCGCGTGGACGAACTGGAGCCGCTGGTCGCCGACTTCCTCGCCTTCGACGGCCCGGCCTTCCTGGAAGTGATGATCGACCCGGACGCCGGCGTGTATCCGATGGTCGGCCCCGGCGCCAGCTACGCCCAGATGATCACCGGCGAGTTCATTGCGTCGCGGGCGGCACCGGTCGAGCGCGAGACCGCTGCATCGCACATGTTCTGA
- the ilvC gene encoding ketol-acid reductoisomerase: MSSHSTLASSRIAVLGYGSQGRAHALNLRDSGLDVVIGLRPNGPTSHKAKADGFTVLEPAEAVRGADLVAVLTPDMVQPALYREAIEPNIKSGAALLFAHGFNVHFGQINPRSDIDVILVAPKGPGALVRTEYERGRGVPCIWAVHQDASGQAEAKTKAYADGIGGGRAMIIKTDFKEETETDLFGEQAVLCGGASELVIAGFETLTEAGYQPEIAYYEVMHELKLIVDLFYEGGLSKMLEFVSETAQYGDYVSGPRVVDAGVKARMKDVLTDIQDGTFARNWTAEYAAGLPNYKRLKQADLDHPIEQVGAKLRARMPWLQPSAAKPAVEPLKKVG, encoded by the coding sequence ATGAGCAGCCATTCCACCCTCGCCTCTTCCCGCATCGCCGTGCTCGGCTACGGCAGCCAGGGCCGCGCGCACGCGCTCAACCTGCGCGACTCCGGCCTCGACGTGGTGATCGGCCTGCGCCCGAACGGCCCCACCTCGCACAAGGCGAAAGCCGACGGCTTCACCGTACTGGAACCGGCCGAGGCCGTGCGCGGCGCCGACCTGGTCGCCGTGCTGACCCCGGACATGGTGCAGCCGGCGCTGTACCGCGAGGCGATCGAGCCGAACATCAAGTCCGGCGCCGCGCTGCTGTTCGCGCACGGCTTCAACGTGCACTTCGGGCAGATCAATCCGCGCAGCGACATCGACGTGATCCTGGTCGCGCCGAAAGGCCCCGGCGCGCTGGTCCGCACGGAGTACGAACGCGGCCGCGGCGTGCCGTGCATCTGGGCCGTGCACCAGGACGCCAGCGGCCAGGCCGAGGCGAAGACGAAAGCCTACGCCGACGGCATCGGCGGCGGCCGCGCGATGATCATCAAGACCGACTTCAAGGAAGAGACCGAGACCGACCTGTTCGGCGAGCAGGCGGTGCTGTGCGGCGGCGCCAGCGAGCTGGTGATTGCCGGTTTCGAGACGCTGACCGAAGCGGGTTACCAGCCGGAGATCGCCTACTACGAGGTGATGCACGAGCTGAAGCTGATCGTCGACCTGTTCTACGAGGGCGGCCTCAGCAAGATGCTCGAGTTCGTCTCCGAGACCGCGCAGTACGGCGACTACGTCAGCGGCCCGCGGGTGGTCGACGCCGGCGTGAAGGCACGCATGAAGGACGTGCTCACCGACATCCAGGACGGCACCTTCGCCCGCAACTGGACGGCCGAATACGCCGCCGGCCTGCCCAACTACAAGCGCCTGAAGCAGGCCGACCTCGATCACCCGATCGAACAGGTCGGCGCGAAGCTGCGTGCGCGGATGCCGTGGTTGCAGCCGAGCGCGGCAAAACCCGCCGTCGAGCCGCTGAAGAAAGTGGGCTGA
- a CDS encoding dihydroxy-acid dehydratase, with protein sequence MRSDLIKSGPDRAPARAMLRATGLDDAAIARPLVAVVHTWSNVSPCNLNLRELAVEAAAGIRAAGGTPVEFNTIAVTDGIAMGTPGMRSSLISREVITDSIELAVDGHCLDAMVVLCGCDKTIPAAAMAMARLDIPAVALYGGTIAHGTHDHHPITVQQVFEAVGAHGAGRISDEELTAVERDACPGAGACGGQFTANTMAMVLTAMGLSPVGYNDIPATHPAKGAAAFRCGELVMECLRANRTPRALITRTAMRNAARMVAATAGSTNAVLHLLAIAREAGVEWTLEDFEPASVHTPVIADLLPGGRYTAVELFGAGGSARVAQELIAAGMLEDAPTVTGRSLFDEVAAAPRADTQDVVHPASAPLKPRGGYSILYGNLAPEGCILKIPGKSGSFEGTARVFESEEEAFAAVQGDRIRAGDVLVIRNEGPAGGPGMREMLGVTAALVGRGLGDDVALITDGRFSGATHGFMVGHVAPEAARGGPIALLRDGDRIAIDAGQRELRTDADLTARRAHWQPPAPKVSRGALAKYALLVGSASDGATTHPDTRVPNRTPRTETSNQGATA encoded by the coding sequence ATGCGCAGTGACCTGATCAAGAGCGGCCCCGACCGCGCTCCCGCCCGCGCGATGTTGCGTGCCACCGGCCTGGACGACGCGGCGATCGCGCGACCCCTGGTGGCGGTGGTGCACACCTGGTCGAACGTGAGCCCGTGCAACCTCAACCTGCGCGAGCTGGCGGTCGAGGCCGCCGCCGGCATCCGCGCCGCCGGCGGCACGCCGGTGGAATTCAACACCATCGCGGTCACCGACGGCATCGCGATGGGCACGCCCGGCATGCGCTCGTCGCTGATCAGCCGCGAGGTGATCACCGACTCGATCGAGCTGGCGGTGGACGGCCACTGCCTCGACGCGATGGTGGTGCTGTGCGGCTGCGACAAGACCATCCCGGCCGCGGCGATGGCGATGGCGCGGCTGGATATCCCCGCGGTGGCGCTGTACGGCGGCACCATCGCGCACGGCACCCACGACCACCATCCGATCACCGTGCAACAGGTGTTCGAGGCGGTCGGCGCGCACGGCGCGGGCAGGATCAGCGACGAGGAGCTGACCGCGGTCGAGCGCGACGCCTGCCCCGGCGCGGGCGCCTGCGGCGGCCAGTTCACCGCCAACACCATGGCGATGGTGCTGACCGCGATGGGCCTGTCGCCGGTGGGCTACAACGACATCCCCGCCACCCATCCGGCCAAGGGCGCGGCGGCGTTCCGCTGCGGCGAACTGGTGATGGAATGCCTGCGCGCGAACCGCACGCCGCGCGCCCTGATCACCCGCACCGCGATGCGCAACGCCGCGCGCATGGTTGCCGCCACCGCGGGCTCCACCAACGCGGTGCTGCACTTGCTGGCGATCGCCCGCGAGGCCGGCGTCGAGTGGACGCTGGAGGATTTCGAGCCGGCCTCGGTGCACACGCCGGTGATCGCCGACCTGCTGCCCGGCGGCCGCTACACCGCGGTCGAGCTGTTCGGCGCCGGTGGCAGCGCGCGGGTGGCGCAGGAACTGATCGCCGCGGGCATGCTGGAAGACGCGCCCACCGTGACCGGCCGCTCGCTGTTCGACGAAGTCGCCGCGGCGCCGCGCGCCGACACCCAGGACGTGGTGCATCCGGCCAGCGCTCCGCTGAAGCCCCGCGGCGGCTACTCGATCCTGTACGGCAACCTGGCGCCGGAAGGCTGCATCCTGAAGATTCCCGGCAAGAGCGGCAGTTTCGAAGGTACGGCGCGCGTCTTCGAGAGCGAGGAGGAAGCGTTTGCCGCGGTGCAGGGCGACCGCATCCGCGCCGGCGACGTGCTGGTGATCCGAAACGAAGGCCCGGCCGGCGGGCCGGGCATGCGCGAGATGCTCGGCGTCACTGCGGCCCTGGTCGGCCGCGGCCTCGGCGACGACGTGGCGCTGATCACCGACGGTCGCTTCAGCGGTGCCACCCACGGTTTCATGGTCGGCCACGTCGCGCCCGAGGCGGCGCGCGGCGGACCGATCGCCCTGCTGCGCGACGGTGATCGCATCGCCATCGATGCCGGCCAGCGCGAACTGCGCACCGACGCCGACCTCACCGCACGCCGCGCGCACTGGCAACCACCGGCGCCGAAGGTCAGCCGCGGCGCACTGGCCAAGTACGCCCTGCTGGTCGGCTCGGCCTCCGACGGCGCCACCACCCACCCCGACACCCGTGTACCCAACCGCACGCCACGCACTGAAACATCCAACCAGGGAGCTACCGCATGA